The following proteins come from a genomic window of Mariniflexile sp. TRM1-10:
- a CDS encoding outer membrane beta-barrel protein — MRHLKSKLNASKKSVLLILFLVSTLSYTYAQSATGFGLKGGLNYNANGDYFESIGDNAQNPDRNIGYHIGVFGKIGNQIYFKPELVYTSTKSDYNDDSFKMQKLDAPLLVGIKVIGPISVFGGPSLQYILDSEFDGISMDDVENDLTVGLNFGIGLNFNKVGIDLRYERGFSENEATFIGNNGIGTGRLDTRPDQLILSLSLIP, encoded by the coding sequence ATGAGACATTTAAAAAGCAAATTGAATGCTAGTAAAAAATCAGTTTTACTAATATTATTTTTAGTATCAACATTATCATATACTTATGCGCAATCGGCCACCGGTTTTGGATTAAAAGGTGGATTAAATTATAATGCCAATGGCGATTATTTTGAATCTATTGGTGATAACGCACAAAACCCCGATAGGAACATTGGTTACCATATTGGTGTGTTTGGGAAAATTGGAAACCAAATTTACTTTAAACCGGAATTGGTTTATACAAGTACCAAAAGTGATTACAACGACGATAGCTTTAAAATGCAAAAATTGGATGCCCCATTATTAGTTGGCATAAAAGTAATAGGCCCAATTAGTGTTTTTGGAGGTCCGTCGCTACAATATATATTGGACTCCGAATTTGATGGTATTTCTATGGATGATGTTGAAAATGATTTAACAGTTGGTTTGAATTTTGGTATTGGACTTAACTTTAATAAAGTTGGTATCGATTTAAGATACGAACGTGGTTTTAGCGAAAATGAAGCTACTTTTATTGGTAACAATGGTATTGGAACTGGTAGATTAGACACTAGACCCGACCAATTGATTTTAAGTTTATCTTTAATACCGTAA
- a CDS encoding acetyl-CoA carboxylase carboxyltransferase subunit alpha, translating to MEYLEFELPIKELEDQLQKCRVIGEESEVDVTETCSNIEKKLVATQKDIYKNLTPWQRVQMSRHPDRPYVLDYIRAICGESFLELHGDRGFKDDKAMIGGLGKIGDQSFMFIGQQKGYNTKTRQYRNFGMANPEGYRKALRLMKSAEKFGIPVVTLIDTPGAFPGLEAEERGQGEAIARNILEMTRLKVPIITIIVGEGASGGALGIGVGDVVLMLENTWYSVISPESCSSILWRSWEFKEQAADALKLTATDMKKQKLVDEIIKEPLGGAHRDRDKTFSTVSNAIVKSFEELKNLSPKDLVAKRMDKYSHMGVFKG from the coding sequence ATGGAATATTTAGAATTTGAACTACCCATAAAAGAACTTGAAGACCAATTGCAAAAATGTAGAGTTATTGGTGAAGAGAGTGAAGTAGATGTTACTGAAACATGTTCAAATATTGAGAAAAAATTAGTTGCCACCCAAAAAGATATTTACAAAAACTTAACACCTTGGCAACGTGTGCAAATGTCTCGTCATCCAGATAGACCTTATGTTTTAGACTATATTCGTGCTATTTGCGGTGAATCTTTCTTAGAATTACATGGAGACAGAGGCTTTAAGGATGATAAAGCAATGATTGGTGGACTAGGTAAAATTGGTGACCAAAGTTTTATGTTCATTGGCCAACAAAAAGGTTATAACACCAAAACACGCCAATACAGGAATTTTGGTATGGCAAACCCAGAAGGTTATAGAAAAGCATTACGTTTAATGAAATCTGCTGAAAAATTTGGCATACCTGTAGTGACTCTTATAGACACGCCAGGTGCATTTCCAGGTTTGGAAGCCGAAGAGCGTGGACAAGGAGAAGCCATTGCTAGAAATATTTTAGAGATGACCCGCTTGAAAGTGCCAATTATCACCATTATAGTTGGTGAAGGTGCTTCCGGTGGTGCTTTAGGTATTGGTGTTGGTGATGTAGTTTTGATGCTTGAAAATACATGGTATTCTGTAATTTCTCCCGAATCTTGTTCGTCTATTTTATGGCGTAGTTGGGAGTTTAAAGAACAAGCTGCTGATGCCTTAAAATTAACAGCTACCGATATGAAGAAGCAAAAATTAGTAGATGAAATTATAAAAGAACCACTAGGTGGTGCACATAGAGATAGAGATAAAACATTTTCTACGGTTAGTAATGCCATTGTAAAATCGTTTGAAGAACTTAAAAACTTATCACCAAAAGATTTAGTTGCCAAACGTATGGATAAATATTCTCATATGGGAGTCTTTAAAGGCTAA
- a CDS encoding LptF/LptG family permease produces the protein MKILDWYILKRYLFTFFMMLLLFIPIGITVHLAEKIGKILESEVPIGEVLVYFYNFTIYFAHLLFPLFLFLSVIWFTSKLANNTEIIAFLSSGVSFSRFLRPYMIGATIVGVLAILLGLFLAPKASEGFNDFTYKYLKKGKSAFEETGQNVFRQINDNDIIYVSSFDVANKNGSNFALEHFEKNELKYKITANNIKYIEEDTTYRLTNYVKRTIGVNEDELEISATKDTLFAFDVDDLIPEIYAAETKMYGDLKQFIAKEEARGSSNVGRFKLVLYRKWSLPVSVFILTIIAVAVSSIKRRGGMGVNLAVGICIAMVFVFFDKIFGVMAEQSDFSPLVAAWFPNVVFGILAIFLLRNAKR, from the coding sequence TTGAAAATACTAGACTGGTACATATTAAAACGTTATTTGTTTACATTTTTTATGATGTTGCTATTGTTTATTCCCATAGGAATAACAGTGCATCTTGCTGAAAAAATAGGTAAAATTCTTGAAAGCGAAGTGCCAATAGGTGAAGTGCTCGTCTATTTTTATAATTTCACAATATATTTTGCACATTTACTCTTTCCGTTATTTTTATTTTTATCTGTTATTTGGTTTACATCAAAATTAGCCAATAACACCGAAATCATAGCTTTTTTAAGTTCAGGTGTGTCATTTTCCCGATTTTTACGTCCCTACATGATTGGCGCAACCATAGTTGGGGTATTAGCTATTTTACTAGGTTTATTTTTAGCTCCAAAAGCCAGCGAAGGCTTTAACGACTTTACTTATAAATATCTAAAAAAAGGTAAATCAGCTTTTGAAGAAACTGGCCAAAACGTTTTCAGGCAAATTAACGATAACGACATTATTTATGTGAGTAGTTTTGATGTAGCAAATAAAAATGGAAGTAATTTTGCGTTAGAGCATTTTGAAAAGAATGAACTAAAGTATAAGATAACAGCCAATAATATTAAATACATTGAGGAAGATACTACTTATAGATTGACCAATTATGTTAAGCGTACTATAGGTGTAAATGAAGATGAATTAGAAATCAGCGCAACCAAAGACACACTTTTTGCTTTTGATGTAGACGATTTAATTCCTGAAATTTATGCAGCTGAAACTAAGATGTATGGTGATTTAAAACAATTTATAGCCAAAGAAGAGGCCAGAGGTTCTTCAAATGTGGGGCGTTTTAAATTAGTATTATACCGAAAATGGAGTTTACCAGTTTCTGTGTTTATTTTAACCATTATTGCTGTAGCGGTATCTTCTATAAAACGACGTGGTGGTATGGGGGTTAATTTGGCAGTAGGGATATGTATTGCCATGGTTTTTGTGTTTTTCGATAAAATTTTTGGTGTTATGGCAGAACAATCCGATTTCTCACCACTAGTAGCTGCTTGGTTTCCAAATGTCGTTTTCGGTATTCTAGCCATTTTCCTGTTGCGCAATGCTAAACGTTAA
- a CDS encoding DMT family transporter encodes MLNVKLKNHLHLHFLVFIAGFTAILGELITITAIPLVWFRMVMASFLIFIYIKIAKIDIRISLKSIVRLSIAGIIIALHWITFFGAIDASNVSITLAMFSCGAFFASLIEPIIYKRRIIWYEILFGVIVIIGVFIITKSEIKYINGIILGISSAFLSSLFAVLNGSFLKQHTATVISFYEFLSGVLFISIYILIFGGGFSAEFFNLSHSDYGYLFILASICTAYAFIAAVHVMKVISPYTVVLSYNLEPIYGIFMAVILFPEKEYMSSSFYYGAIVIIATVLLNAILKNIRLLKNKYSL; translated from the coding sequence ATGCTAAACGTTAAGCTAAAAAATCATTTACATCTTCATTTCTTAGTTTTTATAGCTGGTTTTACTGCTATTTTAGGTGAATTAATTACCATTACGGCCATTCCTTTAGTTTGGTTTAGAATGGTAATGGCGTCTTTTTTGATTTTTATTTACATAAAAATAGCAAAGATTGATATAAGAATAAGTCTCAAATCAATTGTTAGATTATCTATTGCTGGTATTATTATAGCCTTGCATTGGATTACCTTTTTTGGAGCTATCGATGCATCAAACGTATCCATAACACTTGCCATGTTTTCTTGCGGTGCTTTTTTTGCGTCGTTAATAGAGCCTATAATTTATAAGCGACGTATTATTTGGTATGAAATTCTATTTGGAGTGATAGTAATAATAGGTGTTTTTATAATCACTAAAAGTGAAATAAAGTATATTAATGGCATCATTTTAGGAATTTCATCTGCGTTTTTGTCATCGCTTTTTGCAGTGTTAAACGGTAGTTTTTTAAAGCAGCATACAGCGACGGTTATTTCATTTTACGAATTTTTAAGTGGTGTTTTATTTATATCTATTTATATTTTGATTTTTGGTGGAGGCTTTTCTGCGGAGTTTTTTAATTTAAGTCATTCGGATTATGGATACTTATTTATTTTAGCCTCTATATGTACAGCTTATGCATTTATTGCAGCGGTGCATGTCATGAAGGTTATTAGTCCATATACAGTGGTTCTTAGCTATAATTTGGAACCTATTTATGGTATTTTTATGGCAGTTATTTTGTTTCCAGAAAAAGAATATATGAGTTCGTCATTTTATTACGGAGCTATAGTAATTATTGCCACGGTGTTACTAAATGCCATTCTAAAAAACATAAGATTGTTAAAAAACAAGTATTCTCTTTAA
- a CDS encoding phenylacetate--CoA ligase family protein yields MYLSNRIRNISFWALDFIKGSKIKNHLTDISKILENHNGSNPKRQQHINNLINHAVSTTLFYKQYDKLKNIEEFPVINKSIIQNNFNTFQSDFFLKKTKHKVSTSGSTGIPFYLFQDKNKRHRNTADVIYFFQKSGYIIGEKLYFLEAWRHFKNNNLLKSRIKNLEYIDISSFESFQIEAFLNKLKNSSKPKTIIGLPSAFENICKYFEANGSFNSKHFNIHSIITVSEFLNNDLKTSLKKHFNTKVVSRYSNEEMGILAQQDPNDDSNCFNINWASYHVEILKMDSNDKAELGELGRIVITDLFNYCIPLIRYDTGDIGAFETPQIGNDLYKFKTIEGRKMDILYDTSGKIISPHLIHTIFYKYFHWLKQYQFIQENEKEYTVKLNIQSSFPNEKELINDIKNDFGNDAKVSIIYVDEIPPLSSGKRKKVASNYTKPD; encoded by the coding sequence ATGTATTTATCTAACCGTATAAGAAATATAAGTTTTTGGGCGTTAGATTTCATTAAAGGAAGCAAAATAAAAAACCATTTAACCGATATTTCTAAAATATTAGAAAACCATAATGGTTCCAATCCAAAAAGGCAACAACACATAAATAACTTAATTAATCATGCGGTAAGCACAACATTGTTTTATAAACAATATGATAAATTAAAAAATATTGAAGAGTTTCCTGTTATAAATAAAAGTATTATTCAAAATAATTTTAATACTTTTCAATCAGATTTTTTTTTAAAAAAAACAAAACACAAAGTCTCAACTAGTGGTTCAACAGGCATCCCTTTTTATTTATTTCAAGACAAAAATAAAAGGCACAGAAATACTGCCGATGTCATATATTTTTTCCAAAAAAGCGGATATATTATTGGAGAGAAACTTTATTTTTTAGAAGCTTGGAGGCACTTTAAAAATAATAATTTACTTAAATCTAGAATTAAAAACCTGGAATATATTGATATTTCAAGTTTTGAAAGTTTCCAAATTGAAGCTTTTTTAAATAAACTCAAAAACAGCTCAAAACCAAAAACCATTATAGGCTTACCATCTGCCTTTGAAAACATTTGTAAATACTTTGAAGCAAATGGTTCTTTCAACTCAAAACATTTCAATATTCATTCAATAATAACTGTCTCAGAATTTTTAAATAATGACCTAAAGACAAGTTTAAAAAAGCATTTCAATACAAAAGTAGTTTCAAGATATTCGAATGAAGAAATGGGAATTTTGGCACAACAAGACCCAAATGATGACAGCAACTGCTTTAATATTAATTGGGCTAGCTATCATGTAGAAATATTGAAAATGGATTCTAATGACAAAGCCGAATTGGGGGAATTAGGACGTATTGTGATAACCGATTTATTTAATTATTGTATACCTCTTATACGGTATGATACTGGAGACATAGGAGCTTTTGAAACCCCTCAAATAGGTAATGATCTTTATAAATTTAAAACTATTGAAGGAAGAAAAATGGATATCTTATATGACACCAGTGGCAAAATAATATCTCCACATTTAATACATACCATATTTTACAAATACTTTCATTGGTTAAAACAATATCAATTTATTCAAGAAAACGAAAAAGAATATACTGTTAAGTTAAATATACAAAGTTCATTTCCTAATGAAAAAGAATTGATAAATGATATTAAAAATGACTTTGGAAATGATGCTAAAGTAAGTATCATTTATGTGGATGAAATCCCTCCTTTATCATCTGGAAAAAGAAAAAAAGTAGCAAGTAATTATACTAAACCCGATTAA
- the dnaB gene encoding replicative DNA helicase, with the protein MKQPDQIRGFKVDKSTLISLEKGKIPPQALDLEEVVLGAMMIDKKGVDEVIDILSPDAFYKEAHQHIFSAIFQLFENSEPIDLLTVSTQLKKNAKLELAGGDFYLISLTQKVSSSAHIEFHARIILQKFIQRSLIKISSEIIEDSYDETKDVFDLLDAAESKLYEVTQGNIKKSSETAQELVIQAKKKIEEISNKEGLSGIPTGFTKLDKLTSGWQPSDLIIIAARPGMGKTALTLSMARNIAVDQNIPVAFFSLEMASVQLITRLISSETGLSSEKLRTGKLEKHEWEQLNVKVKGLEKAPLFIDDTPSLSIFDLRAKARRLSSQHGIKLIMIDYLQLMTGGSNHGGNREQEISMISRNLKALAKELNVPVIALSQLSRAVETRGGSKRPLLSDLRESGAIEQDADIVSFIYRPEYYKIDEWDDEERSPTEGQGEFIVAKHRNGGLENIRLKFIGHLGKFDNLDDFDSPFEFHSKMNAAANDDTFKSDTFKASPDQAFGSSFNDDDDNDVPF; encoded by the coding sequence ATGAAACAACCCGACCAAATTAGAGGATTTAAAGTTGACAAAAGTACATTGATTAGCCTTGAGAAAGGAAAAATACCACCACAAGCACTTGATTTAGAAGAAGTTGTGCTAGGGGCGATGATGATTGATAAAAAAGGAGTCGATGAAGTTATCGATATTTTGAGTCCAGACGCTTTCTATAAAGAAGCGCATCAACACATCTTTTCCGCTATATTTCAATTGTTTGAGAATAGTGAACCAATCGACTTATTAACCGTTTCAACACAATTAAAGAAAAATGCTAAGCTGGAGCTCGCAGGGGGTGATTTTTACCTCATTTCTTTAACCCAAAAAGTATCCTCTTCGGCACATATAGAGTTTCATGCACGCATCATTTTACAAAAATTTATTCAACGGAGTTTAATTAAAATTTCAAGTGAGATTATTGAAGATTCTTATGATGAAACCAAAGATGTTTTCGATTTATTAGACGCTGCCGAATCAAAATTATACGAAGTTACCCAAGGTAATATTAAAAAATCGAGCGAAACAGCTCAAGAATTAGTAATTCAGGCTAAAAAGAAAATTGAAGAAATTTCTAACAAGGAAGGGTTAAGTGGTATTCCAACAGGCTTTACCAAATTAGATAAATTAACATCGGGTTGGCAACCGTCCGATTTAATTATTATTGCAGCACGTCCTGGTATGGGTAAAACAGCATTAACCCTATCTATGGCAAGAAACATAGCCGTGGACCAGAATATTCCCGTAGCATTTTTCTCGTTAGAGATGGCTTCGGTACAATTAATAACCCGTTTAATTTCTAGTGAAACTGGACTGTCTTCAGAAAAATTAAGAACAGGAAAACTAGAGAAACACGAGTGGGAGCAACTTAATGTAAAAGTTAAAGGTCTTGAAAAAGCCCCTTTGTTTATTGATGATACACCGTCGCTTTCTATTTTCGATTTACGAGCAAAAGCGCGCCGTTTATCTTCGCAACATGGTATCAAACTCATCATGATTGATTATTTACAATTAATGACAGGAGGTAGCAACCATGGTGGAAACCGCGAGCAAGAAATATCGATGATTTCCAGAAACCTCAAAGCTTTGGCAAAAGAATTGAATGTACCCGTAATAGCACTGTCACAATTATCGCGTGCGGTTGAAACTCGTGGTGGTAGTAAACGCCCGTTGCTTTCAGATTTACGTGAATCGGGTGCTATTGAACAAGATGCCGATATTGTAAGCTTTATTTACAGACCGGAGTATTATAAAATCGATGAATGGGATGATGAAGAACGTTCACCAACCGAAGGACAAGGTGAGTTTATTGTAGCAAAGCACCGTAATGGTGGTTTAGAAAATATACGTTTAAAGTTTATTGGACATTTAGGTAAGTTCGATAATTTAGATGACTTTGATTCACCTTTCGAATTTCATTCTAAAATGAATGCTGCAGCAAACGATGATACATTTAAGTCCGATACGTTTAAAGCAAGTCCAGACCAAGCTTTTGGTAGTTCGTTTAATGATGATGATGATAACGATGTGCCATTTTAA
- a CDS encoding carboxylate--amine ligase, with the protein MAISVLIPDGDSHLLIYVVNSLSQVKDVEIYIMSNQRHIPMRYSRHIFHFSYYPKTNEELEWIKNINEESKKHKIDVIMAIYEKGIEALIKYKDKILFKDKLCLLPAYNNFKIAKNKWKLAEHLLTNNLPFPKSYLYNSNNLTTDETIKFPIIVKPTEGIGGGTDVNIFKDLAGLQEYFAINKLNDHEFIIQEYIEGYDIGCSVLCKSGSILAFTIQKATMNADNPFAPLLGVKFVYEEQLYEIIVKLIKSLNWSGVAHVDCRFDIKSNTFKIIEVNTRFWGSLDASLIAGVNFPYLYCLTGLNKQFELPKYKKVNYLNLKGLVKSIRNNVLFIFHFKFILNNTSFKYALNDPVPMVYKFVMRTKNIILEKIKHHFNRV; encoded by the coding sequence ATGGCTATTTCAGTTTTAATTCCAGATGGCGATAGCCATTTATTAATTTATGTGGTAAATAGTTTGTCTCAAGTTAAGGATGTTGAAATTTATATTATGTCTAATCAAAGACATATTCCAATGAGATATTCGAGACATATATTTCATTTTTCTTACTATCCTAAAACAAATGAAGAACTAGAGTGGATTAAAAACATTAATGAAGAGTCAAAAAAGCATAAGATTGACGTAATAATGGCAATTTATGAAAAGGGAATTGAAGCATTAATAAAATATAAAGATAAAATATTATTTAAAGATAAATTATGTTTACTACCTGCCTATAATAATTTTAAAATAGCGAAGAATAAATGGAAATTAGCAGAGCATTTATTGACTAATAACTTGCCGTTTCCAAAAAGTTATTTATATAATTCAAATAATTTAACTACAGATGAGACCATAAAATTTCCAATAATAGTTAAACCGACAGAAGGGATAGGGGGCGGAACGGATGTGAATATTTTTAAGGACTTAGCGGGTTTACAAGAATATTTTGCAATTAACAAATTAAATGATCACGAATTTATTATTCAAGAATATATAGAGGGTTATGATATAGGTTGCAGTGTTTTATGTAAGTCTGGTTCTATTTTGGCATTTACAATTCAAAAAGCAACCATGAATGCCGATAATCCGTTCGCTCCTTTATTGGGAGTTAAATTTGTATATGAAGAGCAGTTGTATGAGATTATTGTAAAGTTAATCAAATCACTTAATTGGTCTGGTGTAGCCCATGTAGATTGTAGGTTTGACATAAAAAGTAATACATTTAAGATTATTGAAGTTAATACCCGGTTCTGGGGATCTTTAGATGCATCATTAATTGCTGGCGTTAATTTCCCTTATTTATATTGTTTAACAGGTTTAAATAAGCAGTTTGAGTTGCCAAAGTATAAAAAGGTAAATTATTTAAACTTAAAAGGATTAGTTAAAAGTATAAGAAATAATGTTCTTTTCATATTTCATTTCAAATTTATATTGAATAATACGTCTTTTAAATATGCTTTAAATGACCCAGTTCCGATGGTTTATAAATTTGTTATGAGAACTAAAAATATTATATTAGAAAAAATAAAGCATCATTTTAATCGGGTTTAG
- a CDS encoding secondary thiamine-phosphate synthase enzyme YjbQ codes for MKSFQKQIKLKSYSRGFHLITDTVLEALPEISQINIGQLQVFIKHTSASLTINENADFTVRTDFESHFNKMVPENAPYYKHTYEGSDDMPAHIKASLLGTSVQIPITNGKLNLGIWQGIYLCEHRNHGGSRAIIITAFGI; via the coding sequence ATGAAGTCCTTTCAAAAGCAAATAAAATTAAAGTCATACTCAAGAGGTTTTCACTTAATAACCGATACTGTTTTGGAGGCACTTCCAGAAATTAGTCAAATTAATATAGGGCAATTACAGGTATTTATTAAACACACATCGGCTAGTTTGACCATAAATGAAAATGCCGATTTTACGGTAAGAACAGATTTTGAAAGTCATTTTAACAAAATGGTTCCTGAAAATGCGCCTTATTATAAACATACTTATGAAGGTTCTGATGATATGCCTGCACATATTAAGGCCTCTTTATTAGGAACTTCGGTACAAATACCAATAACGAATGGAAAATTGAACTTAGGAATTTGGCAAGGAATTTATCTTTGTGAACATAGAAATCATGGTGGGTCAAGAGCAATTATTATAACCGCTTTTGGGATATAG
- the tgt gene encoding tRNA guanosine(34) transglycosylase Tgt, whose translation MKFELKAKDTQSKARAGTITTNHGVIETPIFMPVGTVGTVKGVHQRELKEDINPDIILGNTYHLYLRPQTDIIEKAGGLHRFMNWDRNILTDSGGYQVYSLSANRKIKEEGVKFKSHIDGSYHTFTPENVMEIQRSIGADIIMAFDECTPYPCDYKYAKRSMHMTHRWLDRCINHLEKTPLKYDYDQAFFPIVQGSTYKDLRQQSAEYIANAGAVGNAIGGLSVGEPAEEMYAMTEVVTEILPEDKPRYLMGVGTPINILENIALGIDMFDCVMPTRNARNGMLFTAHGTINIKNKKWEADFSPVDDMGITFVDTEYTKAYLRHLFTVNELLGKQIATIHNLGFYLWLVREARKHILAGDFKTWKDQMVKQMDNRL comes from the coding sequence ATGAAATTTGAATTAAAAGCGAAAGACACCCAAAGTAAAGCAAGAGCAGGTACAATTACCACCAATCATGGTGTCATTGAAACCCCCATTTTTATGCCTGTCGGTACTGTAGGAACTGTAAAAGGGGTACATCAACGCGAGTTAAAAGAGGACATTAATCCAGATATTATCCTAGGGAACACCTATCATTTATATTTACGTCCACAAACAGACATTATAGAAAAAGCGGGCGGTCTTCATAGATTTATGAATTGGGATCGAAATATTTTAACCGATTCGGGTGGTTATCAAGTGTATTCGCTTTCTGCAAATAGGAAAATTAAAGAAGAAGGTGTTAAATTTAAATCGCATATAGATGGTAGTTACCATACGTTTACACCCGAAAACGTTATGGAAATTCAACGTTCAATTGGTGCCGATATTATTATGGCGTTCGATGAATGTACCCCATATCCATGCGACTACAAATATGCAAAACGTTCCATGCATATGACGCACCGTTGGCTGGATAGATGCATCAATCATTTAGAAAAAACGCCTTTAAAATATGATTACGATCAAGCCTTTTTTCCTATAGTTCAAGGTAGCACTTATAAAGATTTACGACAACAATCTGCCGAGTATATTGCCAATGCCGGAGCTGTTGGAAATGCCATTGGTGGACTTTCGGTTGGCGAACCCGCCGAAGAAATGTATGCCATGACTGAAGTGGTAACCGAAATTTTACCCGAAGACAAGCCCCGTTATTTAATGGGCGTTGGTACACCTATCAATATTTTAGAAAATATAGCGTTAGGTATTGATATGTTCGATTGTGTGATGCCAACTCGAAATGCCAGAAACGGTATGTTGTTTACAGCACACGGAACCATAAATATCAAAAATAAAAAATGGGAAGCCGATTTTTCGCCAGTAGATGACATGGGGATAACCTTTGTAGATACCGAATACACTAAAGCTTATCTAAGACATTTATTTACGGTTAACGAATTATTAGGAAAACAAATAGCTACCATTCATAATTTAGGGTTTTATTTGTGGTTGGTTCGTGAGGCAAGAAAGCATATATTAGCAGGAGATTTTAAAACTTGGAAAGACCAAATGGTAAAACAAATGGACAATAGGTTATGA
- a CDS encoding asparagine synthetase B, with the protein MDAESQKNHLKAYGLTYWVLSKEQKIKWLLNFRGGSFLLPDTQEIQRECQIRGISFEVLSDSKTESILEEISSPSQNMEAVILEKAPKIAVYTPKGKLPWDDAVTMVLEYAEIPYETIYDEEVLNDALLAFDWLHLHHEDFTGQYGKFYGAYKASSWYIEEKKEAEALATKLGYNKVSQEKLDVALKIRDYVIGGGFMFAMCSATDSFDIALSAEGIDICEPMFDGDGSDSGYQNKIDYNKTFAFTNYILERNPNVYEFSSIDMTQKRAVSKTSDYFSLMEFSAKWDPIPTMLCQNHTALVKGFMGQTTAFTRDEIKSNVLVMGETKSNGEAKYIHGIKGKGFFTFYGGHDPEDYQHRVGDSKTELDLHPTSPGYRLILNNVLFPAARKKKQKT; encoded by the coding sequence ATGGATGCGGAGAGTCAAAAAAATCATTTAAAGGCATACGGATTAACCTATTGGGTATTAAGTAAAGAGCAAAAAATAAAATGGTTGCTTAATTTTCGTGGCGGTTCTTTTTTATTGCCCGATACACAAGAAATTCAACGAGAATGTCAAATTAGGGGCATATCGTTTGAAGTACTTTCTGATTCAAAAACCGAAAGCATTTTAGAAGAAATAAGTAGTCCGAGCCAAAACATGGAAGCCGTTATTTTAGAAAAAGCTCCTAAAATTGCTGTTTATACCCCAAAAGGAAAATTACCTTGGGACGATGCCGTAACCATGGTGTTGGAATATGCAGAAATACCTTATGAAACTATTTATGATGAAGAAGTGTTGAACGATGCACTTTTAGCATTCGATTGGCTGCACTTACATCACGAGGATTTTACGGGGCAATATGGAAAATTTTATGGTGCTTACAAAGCGTCATCCTGGTATATTGAAGAGAAGAAAGAGGCAGAAGCCTTAGCAACAAAATTGGGTTATAACAAGGTATCACAAGAAAAGCTGGATGTTGCTTTGAAAATAAGAGATTATGTTATTGGTGGTGGTTTTATGTTTGCCATGTGCAGCGCTACCGATAGTTTTGATATTGCTTTATCTGCCGAAGGTATCGATATTTGCGAACCCATGTTTGATGGTGATGGTAGTGATTCGGGGTATCAAAATAAAATTGATTATAATAAAACCTTTGCCTTTACAAATTACATTTTAGAACGTAACCCGAATGTTTATGAGTTTTCTTCTATTGATATGACTCAAAAGCGAGCAGTTTCCAAAACCTCCGATTATTTTTCTTTAATGGAATTTTCGGCTAAATGGGATCCTATTCCAACGATGCTATGCCAAAACCACACCGCTTTGGTAAAAGGTTTTATGGGTCAAACAACCGCTTTTACCAGAGATGAGATAAAATCGAATGTGTTGGTAATGGGAGAAACCAAGTCTAACGGAGAGGCTAAGTATATTCATGGCATAAAAGGAAAAGGCTTTTTTACTTTTTATGGTGGTCACGATCCTGAAGATTATCAGCATAGGGTAGGAGACTCTAAAACCGAACTCGATTTACATCCAACCTCACCTGGTTACAGACTCATTTTAAACAACGTATTATTTCCTGCAGCCCGAAAAAAGAAACAGAAAACTTAA